From the genome of Variovorax sp. RA8, one region includes:
- a CDS encoding VOC family protein, whose product MPARIDHLVIAARSLDEGVGWCEATFGVAPGPGGTHPLMGTHNRLLKIATPDVPRAYLEIIAIDPAQKPARPAALHRWFDLDDPALQAALARHGPRLVHFVAEVPDADATLQALARHRINRGRLLEASRDTPAGRLDWRITVRDDGQRLFYGALPTLIAWGAAHPSDSMADCGVRLRSLALSHPRAGDLERALQAIGLAGVPVSTGAPHLRAVFDSPRGTVTLDSKGT is encoded by the coding sequence ATGCCGGCGCGCATCGACCATCTCGTGATCGCGGCCCGCAGCCTCGACGAAGGCGTGGGCTGGTGCGAAGCCACCTTCGGCGTGGCGCCCGGCCCGGGCGGCACGCATCCGCTGATGGGTACGCACAACCGGCTGCTGAAGATCGCCACGCCCGACGTCCCGCGCGCCTACCTCGAGATCATCGCGATCGACCCCGCGCAGAAGCCGGCGCGGCCCGCAGCGTTGCATCGCTGGTTCGATCTGGACGATCCGGCGCTGCAGGCCGCGCTCGCGCGCCATGGGCCGCGGCTGGTGCACTTCGTCGCCGAGGTGCCTGACGCCGACGCCACCCTCCAGGCGCTCGCGCGCCACCGCATCAACCGCGGCCGCCTGCTCGAAGCCTCGCGCGACACGCCGGCCGGGCGCCTCGACTGGCGCATCACGGTGCGCGACGACGGCCAGCGGCTCTTCTACGGCGCCCTGCCCACGCTGATCGCCTGGGGTGCGGCGCATCCCAGCGACAGCATGGCCGACTGTGGCGTCCGGCTGCGCTCGCTGGCACTGTCGCATCCGCGTGCCGGCGACCTGGAACGGGCGCTGCAAGCCATCGGCCTCGCCGGCGTTCCGGTGAGCACCGGCGCCCCCCATCTGCGCGCGGTGTTCGACTCGCCGCGCGGCACCGTCACGCTTGATTCCAAGGGGACCTGA
- a CDS encoding PhzF family phenazine biosynthesis protein — translation MQTRPFKQVDVFTAKPYAGNPLAVVLDGTGLDDAEMQDFARWTNLSETTFLLPPTEPSADYRVRIFTPGGELPFAGHPTLGSCHAWLEAGGRPRTSGRIVQQCANGLVPIRHEGERLVFAAPPSQRSAPSPSLLAKVAGALGLRAQQIVAAQLLDNGPVWLGLLLADADTVLALKPDHRALKELGQKVGVAGIPPRDVEPATLLIARSNREARAFAQSGSEDIGLEVRAFAAPIGIEEDPVTGSLNASLAQWLIADGYLPERYLAAQGQCLGRSGRVHVMRDGEGQVWVGGDSVTCIDGKLTL, via the coding sequence ATGCAAACCCGCCCCTTCAAGCAAGTCGACGTCTTCACGGCGAAGCCCTACGCCGGCAACCCGCTCGCGGTGGTGCTCGACGGCACCGGCCTGGACGATGCGGAAATGCAGGACTTCGCCCGCTGGACGAACCTGTCGGAAACCACCTTCCTGCTGCCCCCCACCGAGCCCTCGGCCGACTACCGCGTGCGCATCTTCACCCCTGGCGGCGAATTGCCCTTCGCCGGCCATCCGACGCTGGGCAGCTGCCACGCCTGGCTGGAGGCCGGCGGCCGGCCCAGGACCAGTGGGCGCATCGTGCAGCAATGCGCCAACGGCCTCGTGCCGATCCGGCACGAGGGCGAGCGCCTGGTCTTCGCGGCGCCACCCTCCCAGCGCAGCGCGCCCAGCCCCTCGCTGCTGGCCAAGGTCGCAGGCGCGCTCGGCCTGCGGGCGCAGCAGATCGTGGCCGCGCAGCTGCTGGACAACGGCCCGGTATGGCTGGGCCTGCTGCTCGCCGATGCCGACACCGTGCTCGCGCTCAAGCCCGACCATCGCGCGCTCAAGGAACTCGGGCAGAAGGTGGGCGTGGCCGGCATTCCCCCACGGGACGTGGAACCGGCCACCCTGCTGATCGCTCGCTCCAACCGCGAGGCACGCGCCTTCGCGCAATCCGGATCGGAGGACATCGGCCTCGAGGTGCGCGCCTTCGCCGCGCCGATCGGCATCGAGGAAGACCCGGTGACCGGCAGCCTCAACGCCAGCCTCGCGCAATGGCTCATCGCCGATGGCTACCTGCCCGAGCGCTACCTGGCGGCACAAGGCCAGTGCCTGGGCCGCTCGGGGCGCGTCCACGTGATGCGGGATGGAGAAGGCCAGGTCTGGGTCGGCGGCGACTCGGTCACGTGCATCGACGGCAAGCTCACGCTCTAG
- a CDS encoding aminotransferase-like domain-containing protein, with translation MNWKLAARAEKMNPSVIREILKVTERPGIISLAGGLPSPKTFPISAFAEACAEVLHKDGQAALQYAASEGYGPLREAVAAMLPWPVDPAQVLITTGSQQGLDLIAKILLDPGSRVLVETPTYLGALQAFSPMEPEAVSVASDDEGVRVDDLKAKAKDARFVYLLPNFQNPTGRTMSEARRAAVSAAAAEAGLPIVEDNPYGDLWFDEAPPLPLTARNPEGGIYLGSFSKVLAPGLRLGFLVAPKAIFPKLLQAKQAADLHSPSFNQRMVAEVMKDGFLGRHVPTIRALYKRQRDAMLSALEREMQGLGVSFNKPAGGMFLWLRLPEGMDAVALLPKAVERGVAFVPGMPFYAGAGDARTLRLSFVTASVEEIDTAITALADAVREQLAHQAAAEVQRQLAGITA, from the coding sequence ATGAACTGGAAACTCGCCGCCCGCGCAGAAAAGATGAACCCCTCGGTGATCCGCGAGATCCTCAAGGTCACCGAGCGTCCCGGCATCATCAGCTTGGCGGGCGGCCTGCCCTCGCCCAAGACCTTCCCGATCAGCGCCTTCGCCGAAGCCTGCGCCGAGGTGCTGCACAAGGACGGCCAGGCCGCGCTGCAATACGCGGCCAGCGAGGGCTATGGCCCGCTGCGCGAAGCAGTTGCGGCGATGCTGCCCTGGCCGGTCGACCCGGCCCAGGTGCTGATCACCACCGGCTCGCAGCAGGGCCTGGACCTGATCGCCAAGATACTGCTCGACCCCGGCAGCCGCGTGCTGGTGGAGACGCCCACCTACCTGGGCGCGCTGCAGGCCTTCTCGCCGATGGAGCCGGAGGCCGTCAGCGTTGCCAGCGACGACGAGGGCGTACGGGTCGACGACCTCAAGGCCAAGGCAAAGGACGCGCGCTTCGTCTACCTGCTGCCCAATTTCCAGAATCCCACCGGCCGCACGATGAGCGAGGCGCGCCGCGCAGCAGTCTCCGCCGCCGCGGCGGAGGCCGGCCTGCCGATCGTCGAGGACAACCCCTACGGCGACCTCTGGTTCGACGAGGCGCCGCCGCTGCCGCTCACCGCCCGCAACCCCGAGGGCGGCATCTACCTCGGCTCCTTCTCCAAGGTGCTGGCGCCGGGCCTGCGGCTGGGCTTCCTGGTGGCGCCCAAGGCCATCTTTCCCAAGCTGCTGCAGGCCAAGCAGGCAGCCGACCTGCACAGCCCCAGCTTCAACCAGCGCATGGTGGCGGAGGTGATGAAGGACGGCTTCCTCGGCCGCCATGTGCCGACCATCCGTGCGCTCTACAAGCGCCAGCGCGATGCGATGCTGTCCGCGCTCGAGCGCGAGATGCAGGGCCTGGGCGTGAGCTTCAACAAGCCGGCCGGCGGCATGTTCCTTTGGCTGCGCCTGCCCGAGGGCATGGACGCCGTGGCGCTGCTGCCCAAGGCGGTGGAGCGCGGCGTGGCCTTCGTGCCGGGGATGCCCTTCTACGCCGGCGCCGGCGATGCACGCACGCTGCGCCTGTCCTTCGTGACCGCCAGCGTCGAGGAGATCGACACGGCGATCACCGCGCTGGCCGATGCGGTGCGCGAGCAGCTGGCGCACCAGGCCGCGGCCGAAGTCCAGCGCCAGCTGGCAGGCATCACTGCGTAG
- a CDS encoding LysE family translocator: protein MIELGTLSLFLVAVLSLFLSPGPNMAFVLSHGIALGPRAGFAAGLGIAAADLVHTLCAATGVTALVAAWPPSFDLLRYAGALYLLWLAWQALRSGGASVPAHAERSGFARVVRRAWLNNLVNPKALLFFVVFLPQFVDPARGGVPAQLAVLGVTLSLAGLGFNTALGACSGMIGRSLQRRRDAAGFQRGLLATVMICLALRLLLIDRPSKGF, encoded by the coding sequence ATGATCGAGCTCGGCACGCTCTCGCTGTTCCTCGTGGCGGTGCTGTCGCTGTTCCTTTCGCCCGGGCCCAACATGGCCTTCGTGCTCTCGCACGGCATCGCGCTCGGGCCGCGGGCCGGCTTCGCGGCAGGCCTGGGCATCGCCGCGGCGGACCTCGTCCATACCCTTTGCGCCGCAACCGGCGTCACTGCGCTGGTGGCCGCGTGGCCGCCCTCCTTCGATCTGTTGCGCTATGCGGGGGCGCTCTACCTGTTGTGGCTCGCCTGGCAGGCGCTGCGATCGGGCGGCGCGTCCGTGCCGGCGCACGCCGAGCGCTCCGGTTTCGCGCGCGTGGTGCGCCGCGCTTGGCTCAACAACCTGGTAAATCCGAAGGCGCTGCTCTTCTTCGTGGTGTTCCTGCCGCAGTTCGTCGATCCGGCGCGCGGCGGCGTGCCGGCGCAGCTGGCCGTGCTCGGCGTTACGCTGAGCCTGGCCGGCCTCGGGTTCAATACCGCGCTGGGCGCTTGCAGCGGCATGATCGGCCGCTCGCTGCAGCGTCGCCGCGACGCCGCCGGCTTCCAGCGCGGCCTGCTGGCCACGGTGATGATCTGCCTCGCGCTTCGTCTTCTGCTCATCGACCGCCCTTCGAAGGGATTTTGA
- a CDS encoding glutathione S-transferase family protein encodes MLNIWGRISSINVRKVVWCAQELGLDFQRTEAGGKFGIVQTPDYLALNPNALVPAIDDGEGEARVTLWESNVIVRYLCARHSPGKLYPEPLAARFDAERWMDWQQTTLNPVSAGAFRQWIRTPADQRDPAVIAHSVRATEPLFALLDAHLATRPFMLGEHFTMADIPVGCEAHRWFGLPQTEYTRPSWPHVERWFADLRTRAGARGVLDLTLE; translated from the coding sequence ATGCTCAATATCTGGGGGCGCATCAGCTCCATCAACGTGCGCAAGGTGGTGTGGTGCGCGCAGGAACTCGGCCTCGACTTCCAACGCACCGAGGCTGGCGGCAAGTTCGGCATCGTGCAGACGCCGGACTACCTCGCGCTCAACCCGAATGCCCTGGTGCCGGCCATCGACGACGGCGAAGGCGAGGCGCGCGTCACGCTCTGGGAATCGAACGTGATCGTGCGCTACCTCTGCGCCAGGCATTCGCCGGGCAAGCTCTACCCCGAGCCGCTGGCCGCACGCTTCGACGCCGAGCGCTGGATGGATTGGCAGCAGACCACGCTCAACCCGGTCAGCGCCGGCGCCTTCAGGCAATGGATCCGCACGCCCGCGGACCAGCGCGACCCGGCCGTGATCGCCCACTCGGTGCGCGCGACCGAGCCGCTGTTCGCGCTGCTCGACGCGCATCTCGCCACCCGTCCCTTCATGCTCGGCGAGCACTTCACGATGGCCGACATCCCGGTCGGCTGCGAAGCGCATCGCTGGTTCGGCCTGCCGCAGACCGAATACACGCGGCCCAGCTGGCCCCATGTCGAGCGCTGGTTCGCGGACCTGCGCACCCGGGCCGGCGCGCGCGGCGTGCTCGATCTCACCCTGGAATGA
- a CDS encoding dioxygenase family protein produces MAAPTSPHSPGLLPRRAVAAAFVAVPVLWLGARAQPQPGRIATPSQTEGPFYPVKLPADADNDLLRNGALSYRSGQSASLEGSVTDLDGRPLRGAQVEIWQCDQGGHYHHPGDGNRADAAFQGFGRVAVDAEGRWRFRTIRPVAYSGRTPHIHVKVKLGGRELLTTQLYVAGDPGNARDFLWRNLPAPAREAVTVPFERTSDGWQARFPIVIAS; encoded by the coding sequence ATGGCTGCGCCGACCTCGCCCCACTCCCCTGGACTTCTTCCCCGCCGCGCGGTGGCCGCTGCCTTCGTCGCGGTGCCAGTGCTGTGGCTCGGCGCCCGCGCGCAGCCGCAGCCGGGGCGCATCGCCACGCCTTCGCAGACCGAGGGCCCGTTCTACCCGGTCAAGCTGCCGGCCGATGCCGACAACGACCTGCTGCGCAATGGCGCGCTCAGCTACCGCAGCGGCCAGTCGGCCTCGCTCGAGGGCAGCGTGACCGACCTCGACGGCCGCCCGCTGCGCGGCGCCCAGGTCGAGATCTGGCAGTGCGACCAGGGCGGCCACTACCACCATCCGGGCGACGGCAATCGTGCCGACGCCGCGTTCCAGGGCTTCGGCCGCGTGGCCGTCGATGCCGAGGGCCGCTGGCGCTTCCGCACGATCCGGCCGGTGGCGTACAGCGGCCGTACGCCCCACATCCACGTGAAGGTCAAACTGGGCGGACGTGAACTGCTGACCACACAGCTCTACGTGGCCGGCGATCCGGGCAATGCACGCGACTTCCTGTGGCGCAACCTGCCGGCGCCTGCGCGCGAGGCCGTGACCGTGCCCTTCGAGCGGACCTCGGACGGCTGGCAGGCGCGCTTTCCGATCGTGATCGCCTCCTGA
- a CDS encoding JmjC domain-containing protein, with the protein MITTRLSLFMAEVASQRTRYQMNKFTTSAFRTRSAPHAMLHPSPQRPEFRPPDEGRAGVVNTQDQMASAGQGYRVWADDPGSFSTHKITALHHNLHKHPLFQLAELANLAKELVPFKQCRFIRPGISQASSFTHDSQHPDGRSIEEVFGRIEEAGSWVALYNIEVIPRYAALLASIVETMRPHIEREQPGIFNINGFAFISAPPSVTPFHIDRENNIWLQLHGRKTMNVWDHTDRVVVAADAVEEFIVRHSLRKVRFKEEFRARSHQFETQPGDAVYFPSTSPHMTSSDRSWTQPGDGVSISIGVTFYTSVTRRMARVHQVNRLLRKAGISPAFPGESPTADALKAPIGGMVGMARASLSRAIAPLRRVKLAATAPPGSF; encoded by the coding sequence TTGATCACCACGCGCCTCAGCTTGTTCATGGCGGAGGTCGCGTCGCAGAGAACGAGGTACCAGATGAACAAGTTCACGACCAGCGCCTTCCGTACTCGGAGTGCGCCGCACGCGATGTTGCATCCATCGCCACAGCGACCGGAGTTCCGCCCCCCTGATGAAGGGCGTGCAGGGGTCGTGAACACGCAAGACCAGATGGCTAGTGCCGGGCAAGGGTATCGGGTTTGGGCGGACGACCCCGGGAGCTTTTCGACGCACAAGATCACGGCCTTGCATCACAACCTTCACAAGCATCCGCTTTTCCAACTCGCCGAGCTCGCCAACTTGGCGAAGGAACTCGTGCCTTTCAAGCAGTGCCGGTTCATCAGGCCTGGCATCTCGCAGGCTTCCAGCTTCACACACGACAGCCAGCATCCCGATGGGCGGAGCATCGAGGAGGTGTTCGGGCGCATCGAGGAAGCGGGCTCGTGGGTCGCCCTGTACAACATCGAGGTCATTCCGCGCTACGCGGCCCTGCTCGCCAGCATCGTCGAGACGATGCGCCCCCATATCGAGCGCGAGCAGCCGGGCATCTTCAATATCAATGGCTTCGCGTTCATCTCGGCGCCGCCTTCGGTGACGCCATTCCACATCGATCGCGAGAACAACATCTGGCTGCAATTGCACGGTCGCAAGACCATGAACGTCTGGGACCACACGGATCGGGTCGTGGTCGCGGCCGACGCAGTCGAGGAGTTCATCGTCCGACATTCGTTGAGGAAGGTCCGCTTCAAGGAAGAGTTCCGCGCGCGCAGCCACCAGTTCGAGACCCAACCGGGAGATGCCGTCTATTTCCCCAGCACCTCGCCGCACATGACGAGTTCCGACCGCAGCTGGACACAGCCGGGAGACGGTGTGTCGATCTCGATCGGCGTGACCTTCTACACGTCGGTGACGCGCAGGATGGCGCGCGTCCATCAGGTCAACAGGCTCTTGCGCAAGGCGGGGATATCGCCGGCATTCCCCGGCGAATCGCCGACCGCGGACGCGCTCAAGGCTCCCATCGGCGGAATGGTCGGCATGGCCCGTGCCTCGCTCTCGCGCGCGATCGCTCCCTTGCGCCGCGTCAAGCTCGCCGCCACGGCGCCACCAGGTTCTTTCTAG
- a CDS encoding threonine dehydratase, translated as MRFTREEIEAARRTVYATMPPTPQYAWPLLARRLGCTVWAKHENHTPAGAFKLRGGLTYFETLAREQPAVRHVISATRGNHGQSVGFAARRHGLAATIVVPHGNSVEKNAAMRALGVTLIEHGDEFQAANEHAGQLAEAQGLHRVPSFHPDLVRGVASAYVEFFEALAATPDGPPEVLFVPIGLGSGFAAAAAARAHCAVSTRLVGVVSAHATAYLDSFRAGRALESPVTTRLADGMACRTPVPEALEVLRREADDVVAVTDAEVAEAMRVLFTDTHNVAEGAGAAALAALLQQSSRWRGKRVGIAVTGGNVDAPVFAEVLSSAQVGQQA; from the coding sequence ATGCGCTTCACACGCGAGGAGATCGAGGCCGCTCGCCGCACCGTCTACGCCACGATGCCACCGACGCCGCAGTACGCCTGGCCGCTGCTGGCGCGCCGCCTGGGCTGCACGGTCTGGGCCAAGCACGAGAACCACACGCCGGCCGGCGCCTTCAAGCTGCGCGGCGGGCTCACCTATTTCGAGACGCTGGCCCGCGAACAGCCCGCCGTGCGCCATGTGATCAGCGCCACGCGCGGCAACCATGGCCAGTCGGTGGGCTTCGCAGCGCGGCGCCACGGCCTCGCCGCGACCATCGTGGTGCCACACGGCAACTCAGTCGAGAAGAACGCCGCGATGCGCGCGCTCGGCGTCACGCTCATCGAGCATGGCGACGAGTTCCAGGCCGCCAACGAGCATGCAGGGCAACTGGCCGAAGCCCAGGGCCTGCACCGCGTGCCCTCCTTCCACCCTGACTTGGTACGCGGGGTGGCCAGCGCCTACGTCGAGTTCTTCGAGGCGCTCGCCGCGACGCCGGACGGGCCGCCCGAGGTGCTGTTTGTGCCGATCGGGCTGGGCTCGGGCTTCGCGGCCGCGGCGGCGGCGCGCGCGCACTGCGCAGTGTCGACACGGCTGGTCGGCGTGGTGTCGGCGCACGCAACCGCCTACCTCGACTCCTTCCGCGCGGGCCGCGCGCTCGAATCGCCGGTCACCACGCGGCTGGCCGACGGCATGGCCTGCCGCACGCCGGTGCCCGAGGCGCTGGAGGTGCTGCGGCGCGAGGCCGACGACGTGGTTGCGGTGACCGATGCGGAAGTGGCCGAAGCGATGCGCGTGCTCTTCACCGACACGCACAACGTGGCAGAGGGCGCCGGCGCCGCCGCGCTGGCGGCGCTGCTGCAGCAATCCTCGCGCTGGCGCGGCAAGCGCGTCGGCATCGCGGTGACGGGCGGCAACGTCGATGCGCCCGTGTTCGCCGAGGTGCTGTCATCCGCGCAGGTCGGGCAGCAAGCCTGA